The Psychroflexus sp. ALD_RP9 region GATTTAGGGTCTTCTGCTAACAAAGCTTCTTGATAATCTTTAGCTACGATAGCTTTTGATTCGTTCTCGATAGCTTCTAGTTCATCATCAGTAAAACCATTATTCAATAATTGTTGTTTTAATTTTGGGTAAGGATCACGTTTTTTTGATTCTTCTAAATCATCGCGATAAAACTCCATTCGAACACCCGAAGTGTGGTGGTTTAACAGCGGACATTTAGCGTGAACTAAAAATGGCCTTCTCTCATTTCGAACGGTTTTTAGAACCTTGTTAAATTCAGTATAAGACGTTTCAAAATCAGTACCATCGATCGAGATAGCCTCTAAACCATTAAAGCCTTTTGCGTATTCATAAGCATTTTGAGCTCTTGTTTCTTCAGCATTGGCTGAAATATCCCAACCATTGTCCTGTACTACATAAATTATAGGAAGTTGCTTGAGGGCTGCCATTTGTAGGGCTTCTGCAATTTCACCTTCAGTTACTGAAGCATCACCTAACGAGCAAACTACAACACCTTGTCGAGTGTCTTGTTTAAGTTTCTCTTTATACCAAAGCCCCATTGCTGCGCCTGTTGCCGGAATAGCTTGCATTCCAGTTGCTGAACTTTGATGTGGTATTTTTGGTTTATCGTCATCTCTCAAGCTTGGATGTGAATAATAGGTTCTTCCTGCTGAAAAAGGATCTTCTTTTTTAGCTAACAGTTGTAACATCAGATCTTTTGGCGTCATCCCTATTGACAGTAAAATTGAGTCATCTCTGTAATATGGATAAACGTAATCTTGAGGCTTTAACTGCATCCCAACTGCGGTTTGAATTACTTCGTGGCCACGAGAAGTGGCATGTACATATTTAGAAACTACTTTAAAATTTGCTTCGTATAACTCAGACATTGCTTTTGCAGAAACAAGATTTTTAAAGGCTTTTTTTAATATATCTTTATTCATTACTTTATAATTTAAAATACATTCAATAAAATGAAAGTTACAGGTTTTAATTAAAACTTAAGCGTTGGTGTTTCCTCTAAATAATCTGCAATTTTCCTTAAAAAACTACCAGCTAAAAATCCATCTACAATTCTGTGGTCGAATGAAAGCGATAAATACATCATCTGTCGAATTTCAATTTTATCACCATCTTCATATTCCATAACCTCTGCACGCTTTTTAATAATTCCTGTTGCTAAGATTGCTGCTTCTGGTTGATTTATAATGGGTGTACCCATCAAACTTCCAAAAGTACCTACATTCGAAATGGTAAATGTACTGCCTTTGGTTTCATCGTTTGATAGTTTGTTATCTCTAGCTTTACCTGCTAAATCATTTACTACTTTTGCTAATTCTTTCAAATCCTTTTGATCTGAATTTTTAACGACGGGGACAATCAAATTTCCGCTAGGAAGTGCTGTAGCCATACCTATGTTAATATCATCTTTTACAATAATTTGGTCTCCGTTAAGCGAAGAGTTAATCATTGGATAATCTTGAATAGCCCTGGTTACAGCTTGAATAAAAAGTGGTGTAAAAGTAAGTTTTTCGCCTGTTTTTTCTTGAAAGGGCTTTTTGTTAATATTTCTCCAATTTACCAGCTCAGTTAAATCAGCTTCAACATAAGCGGTGACATGTGGTGAGGTATGCTTAGAAAACACCATGTGGTTGGCTATCATCTGTCGCATTCGGTCCATTTCTACAATTTCCCCTTTTCCTTTATCAAATTTTAAATCCGGAATTTGAAAAGTGTTTTTATGCTCATGCTGTTCAGTAATTGGCTGAGCAAATTGCGCAGGCCTCCCATTTTCTATGTATTTAAAGATATCGGATTTCTGCAAACGATCATTTGCTCCACTTGAAGGTATTCTAGCTAACTCTTCAAAGCT contains the following coding sequences:
- a CDS encoding dihydrolipoamide acetyltransferase family protein, which gives rise to MAQEEFKLPKMGESITEGTILNWLVAEGETFEEGEVIVEVGTDKVDNEVPAPFSGKLVEIKYKAKDVVKIGEVIAVLEAERQTKPDAKKAASSVDADKATSNKPSPSKAPEKMSAKKLKEKPSIPQEWKPANRANNFYSPLVEKIAQDYHISFEELARIPSSGANDRLQKSDIFKYIENGRPAQFAQPITEQHEHKNTFQIPDLKFDKGKGEIVEMDRMRQMIANHMVFSKHTSPHVTAYVEADLTELVNWRNINKKPFQEKTGEKLTFTPLFIQAVTRAIQDYPMINSSLNGDQIIVKDDINIGMATALPSGNLIVPVVKNSDQKDLKELAKVVNDLAGKARDNKLSNDETKGSTFTISNVGTFGSLMGTPIINQPEAAILATGIIKKRAEVMEYEDGDKIEIRQMMYLSLSFDHRIVDGFLAGSFLRKIADYLEETPTLKF